The segment TCATATGATTTTAAAGGTCGggttagctgtgtgtgtgtgtgtgtgtgtgtgtgtgtgtgtgtgtgtgtgtgtgtgtgtgtgtgtgtgtgtgtgtgtgtgtgtgtgtgtgtgtgtgtgtgtgtgtgtgtgtgtgtgtgtgtgtgtgtgtgtgtgtgtgtgtgtgtgtgtgtgtgtgtgtgtgtgtgtgtgtgtgtgtgtgtgtgtgtgtgtgtgtgtgtgtgtgtgtgtgtgtgtgtgtagcgttTGGCAAACAAAAAGGTGATCTGAGCACATTGAGGTCGCTTTTTTTGCACAAATACCAGTGGTGAGAAACCAACAAATAGGCACTCACAGAAAGGGATAAGGGCTCACAGCCTCTGATCCTATTATAGAAGCCCAAACCCTTcagcctcctgagagactgggaAAATGAgtaaacataaatgtttttaatgggAATCTTCCCGGAAATATATCACAATGGAAAGAATTTCTTGAGGCGATCTGTGTCACtatctcactctctgtctcacccctcttctGTTTTCTCTCCCAAATGCTCCCAGGGAGTGACAGATATCGCACATAATTTAGAGAGATGGAGCCTCCACTAATCTTGCCTTTGACTTCATCAGATAGGCATGCAGTGTTCTGGCCCAGAAAATCTGTGTGCAACTATACGACATCTCTGTAGTGTGTTGGTTTGTGGAATGCTTGGAATCGCATCCATGGCAACgacctaagtgtgtgtgtgtatgtgtgtgtgtgtgtgtgtgagtgtgtctgcatGCGTGGAATGGTAAATATTGACTTCACCACCTTCCCATCCCTGTGTCTGTCCGTGACAGGAGCACAGGGTGGGAGAGGGGGATTGTTACACGCACGTTATCCAGGACTCAGCAAAGTCCTGCCACCGGGGGCGTCTGTTTACCTTCACACCTCCAAACACAGAGTAGCAGCTCTGAGTTCATAGTTTGATTCAGTGTGGACAAAACAAGCTTTAAAACGCACTGCTGTGCTACTTCATCTTAGCTCTTTGTGATGATCAACCTAATGGGGAATGGAACGGGTAGTGTGCAGGGGGGATTCAGTGGTGTACAAACACATCCAAGCAGCCATTTCctctatttaatgtttgttgaaggagaagagaaacaatATGACACTCAACTACAACCGATGTTTGTCCAGAACCAGGAACCAGCCCACCTGTTATGATACAGCATTAGTGTTGCGTTACTTTATCAAACTGTATAAGAGGCTTGTAAACTATATTGTAGGTGGAGATTTGCCGTTTTGCCACAGCAGATGGATTTGTTGAGACAAGATAAGCAGCAGGGCTTCGAGGcctagcagcagcagaagcagcagctaCAGTTGTAGTGGTTTGACCGGTCTTTCCTGTCTCGTCGCCGCAGCGCCCGAGTTGTTTGCCGTGATGGAATGTCATCACGGCGTTTGGTGAATACGATTAGGGAATAGATGTTAATAATCTGGACAGAACAAGCAAGGCTGGATTATGCTACAATTGGTGGCTGGTGACGCAGGAGCCAAAGCCTCCGCGCTCCCCCCTCGTAGTAATTACATAGAGAGCATTGCAATGAAGGGATACATCCgccaggcatcagacatcagGACCAgtcactcacacatgcacagactgtgtttttacacacacataagtacaTACCATTTTAAGCATGTCTGCTTTTGCcaatacagtaaaaaaaaaagaagaagaacaggcCTACATGTTAACTTGTCTCCTTTACACTGTGCATGGATCAAATCATCTTGCTTTTGTGATCCAAAATGTACTTCTTTATAAGTGGTCAAACGTGGCACATCCCCGTCAGAGTCTGAGCCTGATATGACCAGCAACTAGGAAGCTagaaactattttatttattttttaattcatctcATATTCCTGCATAGATGTAGGTCTGCATTGCTGTCATGTCTAAACTAGTCACAGTAACTTGAACCTTACAGAGCCGAGAAAGAGACTTGCTTGGGGTATAGAACCgcgtcttttttcttttaaatagaCCTACACAAAATGTTAATGTCATGTGAATAACTATATTTTCTAAATTGCCTCTGTACGTATGTTATCTTTCATCTCAAAATGCAGAGGGCTTCAGAATATCACATGTCGGCTGCCCTCAGTGATCCATCATCATATGAGAACAGGGACAAATGAAACATTTGCCACCCTTGTTATTCCTACAATGTGACGAAGTGTTCAGACAAAAGTTTCATAGTTGTGATTGTACTGTTACAGCGAAAGCCTAAAGACCGGTCTTTATCAGTGAAGGTAGATTGTCAGAACATGCCCAACCACAGGCCAATACCAGCTAGCACCGTGAGGTGGAAGTGAGTGTCTTTTACTGTAGCTGTCATCGCTACATACAAGCCCTGACATGCCACGTCACATAGCAGAGTTTCACCGTCTCCCTCAGTATTACTTTGTGTTTGCTTCAGCTCCGTAGTGGGGAATCTCTCATTAAGCCTGCATACAGAACATATGTGGCAGGattgttcattgtttatttgaTCCTTTCTGAAAagatttttacatttattttttatttttaaacaagcCAGAGCAACGGAGACTTAATTACAAACCCTGTGTTGTTGGGGGAAATGGGACCAGTGTCATGATCCTGCCCTGACAAAGACTCCATCCGTGAAGCGTATTAATGGTTGAAAGACACcacctcttttcttttatttcaatgACGGGGATCGtaattgttttctttccatatcaAATGAAAAAGCAAGCAAAACAGGGATATTCAACATCCTGTAGGGGGAAAACAAACCCGGCAGCACTATTCACAGACTATTCCCATTTACCAAAAGCCCAGGAGACTTGAAGGATTTGGAATTCATTGTCAGATCTTATGCATAATTAAACAAATCCCCCACACACTCAGCCACACACCCCCACTTTGCCAGAGGGATTTTTAATGTAGCCCTCCACCCCCAGACAGTGGTGCTTGTTACAGTACCTCAGCCCTATTAGGCTAGAATCAGGCTCTTGTTTCCACTAGCTACtgatgatacacacacaaacatgattcctgcaaaacacaacattgtttgTCTTCCTGACTTCCTTCATTTCCATATTTCCTGCCAGCTGCTAGAGCTAAAAAACGCTAAGATCTGGCAGCCTGCGAGCTACAGGCCACTTCTGTGCCTTGTTTACGCCGCCTGCTGTGAGCTGACAAAAGATGGTTTTGTTGCAAACTGAGTGTGAAGAAAGGCCCGAGACTCTCTTAGTGCTCTGTTTGGTGTTTACTCGGTTCGGTCTTCCCTTTCCGGGAGTTTTCAGCGTATTTGTCTGGGTCAGAGTATTAGGATGCTGCTGGACAAACAAAACGTCATTATTTTCAACCTTGAACTTGGTGAGTGGCTAAATCATATCGCATGCCATGTTACATGCACAGCTGCTGTCCTACACACATTTTCAGCATGTGAGCATCAGTCTGTCCACATAATGTCTTATTCAAGCGCTCTCTGAGTTATACCTCATTAAGGCGACAACCCTACAGTGAAAGAAGCTTTTACTCGGCCAACAACTGTAGATGAGAGAGGCAGCGTCTCCACCTCACTGCCTCCGATAGCTTGTTAACTATGCAACCAGTCAGTTTGCTCGGGGAGAACACAGATCACACAAACAGCCACCAggcatctttgtgtttgcacttTTTGTGTCCGTCAACCCGCACGCTATGTTACACTCGCTGGGATGCGACCCCCATTTACACAGACATGCCCTggaggggggcggagggggaggggaagtTGTGGGGTATCGACTGTCCAGGCTCCATTGACCCCTCTTCGATTCCTCGCCCTCCCCTCCCCATTTATGATGCCAACCCAAAATTACACCCCGTCGCTCATCccttcctttcatttttccttcttccaccttctttctgttattggcacacatactgtacatccaTAGGAATCTCCAAAACCGACTGAAAGCCCTTGTCCCCTTTCCAAGTAGATTGCTAGTCTTAAATAAGGGGGGGTAAAAGCACGGACAAGAACCAATGACAGCTTTGCTAATATCCCTTCCGTGGTTAGATAACTGTGCTCGTCTTTGTGCCACGCATTTTCCGACATATGTCACTGCTGCCATGCCCTGAAGGCGAGCACGCCAGCTCGCCTGTGTATCGAAAGCTTGTATCTTGTTTAGGATTAGACTGACTCCAATGTCAGATCCAACAGATGCATGGCCTCCTAAATAGCAACAGTCAGGCAGGGTAATGTCGGCTGAGGGCTGAGCATCCTGACACTACCCATATGCACTGCGACCCTCCTCTGCTTATCAAAGAGGCTCCCCAGCCACCCCACCTTAGTGTTTTCTGTAAATTAGCATTTCCTAGTGGACCCCCGTGGCTATATCTATCCATGATAGCACAGGCTTGAGTCTCTAAATTATCCTTGGCTTAGTGTAATAATTTACTGGCACTAAGCTGTTATTAGAGCCACTTCATCATCCCGGGAAGCTCCAGTCATGAAGAGATCCAATCCAAAACTGCCCTCTTGACCTTTGGTCTGTTCTCATCAGGCTTTGGGAGAGTACCTAAAAACGCACAGATTTTCAACACTGTCATCTAATGAATGGTCCACGTAGAGCACATAAATAGGTCAGTGACTGCACAGTAGAGTTGCAACTGAGGATTCATTATCAATTCAtgtgttgattattttttaCCATTAAAGCTACACCAATCAATTGTTCTTAAATTAACATGGGGTCAGATTAGCTATAATGTCAACAGGGTCACTCCCTTGTAGTGATGGAGTTATCACCTCACATTTCATCCAAATTAAAGagcattttagcatctttcaggcaattgtttttggttttaCAACCCATAATGTTACCGCTTTGTTCATTCTCAAGTCTCCCATTAGCCttgttgcagcagcaacaaTCAGCAAATAAGTTCCGATTAACCCATTGTTCCTCCCCAGCACCAAACAACATGGGGAAGCACATAGCTGCTTAAGAAACAGATATATTTTGCAGGATTTGGttgagaccaaaacaaagctaaataaatatgaatatcgGTCTTGTGTTTGTCATGGTGTCAAAGACATTTCTCTAAGGACTCTGATGTTGTTCTTTGTTTGCtgcatgtgtaaataagcaaatgTTTGTTCAAGTCCAAGATTATGTATTCAGTGTGCCTGTATTGTCCAAACTGTCAGaaattattaaatgtacaaTTATGCAAAACTGATCACATTTGAGAGGCTCCAACCATTGAATGTTTGgcgggtttttttctttctgcgtTGCGGCTATAGTGATAGAAATGTTAGTTGCTTGGTTGTTCCATCATCCCCACCAATAACTTTGTTGATCCATTCACTTTCCTTCTAAAAGTTGTATTTGTCCAattctttggtttatgaccaacaTATCTAAAAACTATTGGCATTCCTCAGCCGTACTTTGTGTCTTAGTGCTAGTTAGTAAATgtaagcatgctaacacactaaactaagaCAGTAACTTGCTAAACATTACACCCactaaacatcaacatgttcacatcatgttagcatgctggtAGTAGCAACAGTGTGTCTAAGCAGAACCTCATAATGCTGCCAGTGTGGctgcaaataaatgaaatcatTAATTGGTTGTCATAATTGTTAGTGATCAATCTTCTGTTGATCAATTAAGTAATTTAGTGTACTTCAAGATTGAGGAGGTTTGTACTTCAGTTCACAATTAAAGGGGATAGGTCAGGTGTTTTGAAGTGGGTGTGGATGAGGTTCTTATCTATGGTGGGTGTATTACCGACAGTAGATTTGTGGTCAGCACACCCCATGTTTGGAGAAATATAGTGTACTGTATAGAAGCAAAGTAATGTACTGCTGACGACGGGGCAGCAGCAAAACGTATTTTAGACCGCTCAAAGAAAGAACCGCCTGCCTCAAGGTAAACCGGCAAaagatattctaaatatagtgtACACTTATACTGATGTAGATTATTTTTCCTTTGGTGGACCAGGTGGCTAAAATATGTTTAGTTGCTGCCCCCGCCCGTTACAAGGGGCGTGAATGTGAATAGGATTTGGCAGGAGATACCCAGCTTGACGAGATACATAAACTGACTCTTCTTTCAATGATCAATTTGATTAAAGCTATGAGCTACGATAACACAAAATTCAGATGACTGTGCATCTGTGTCTGACACATGTTCATGCAGGAATGCGCGTCTGCGGTGCGTATGTGCTCAGCTGGTGGCAGTAGGGTGAAATGtatctcatgtgtgtgttcggAAACTGTGGAGCGGCAGCTGCTCCTCTGTCCATTGGGAAGTTGTGGTTCATGTGGTCTACATGACACTGTGTCTCGGTGGGTGTAGAGCCGTGGTCTCCATTCCGTCTCTGGTTTCTGCATCTGCCCTTGTTGCCGTCAGAGGAATTTTTCCAGGGAATGTATTCTGAGAAAATTACATATTAAAGCACATCTATCTGATGCAAActtattatgttgtttatgtttgacTTGTAATGCAATTTCaattaagtttgttttgttttacctgCGGTCTCATAGACTGTTACCTCTTTCATTGAATGCACTACAGGCCTTGGCCATGGGGGGATCCAAGAGTAAGCCCAAGGATGTTGGCCAGCGAACCCGCAGCCTCGAAGGCAACCTCAGCTCTGGTGGAGGCGTTGGCGGCCACCACCTCATCTCCAATCAACAGTCCTTAACACCCAATCGTAGTCCCACTATGGAGGGAGGTCTGGGTGGCAATCAGCCTATGACCAATAATGCAGAGATGTCCCTGTTTGGAGGTGTGGAGAACAATGCTGTCACCTCTCCCAACAGAATCACACTAGCAggtgagattttttttattttttgtgtgttgttttaattgTATGTACAACATATCTCTGGTAATGCCCAAACTTTCTGTCCTAACAGGAGGCGTGACGACCTTTGTGGCATTGTATGACTATGAGTCTAGAACAGCATCAGACCTTTCTTTCAGGAAGGGCGAACGCCTCCAGATAGTCAACAACACGTAAGGGAAATACAGAATCGtatgtccttttttaaagtgtatgttTGTCACACGTACACTCACTGTGTGAATGGTGAGGGGTAACTGCACATAGACACGTCCACAGATTGTCTGTCTGAGTTATCGCTCAGTTGTTTGACTGGCTGCTTTGCACTGCGAAATGCCTGTCGCTTCTCTGAAACCCACTGTAACCATAGAAACGGGGTTCCTCAGTAGAGCTTGCTGACGCGTTTCTGTACAATCTTTGCTTCATTCACAAAAGAACCAACTACGTCTCGCTGCTCGGCCCACAAAATGTGgctatttttattgtttttccccGAGACCCAGTTACCAAACACAAATCAAACCTGTTTCAATAGAGCCATGCCTGTTTTTAGTGCTTGCACTATAAATCAATAGAGGCGCAGTGAACCAAATACTGTAGTGCTGCACCCCCAGTGCTGTTTCCCTACTGACAAACTGCTGACCTAGAAGGCAGGAGCTGAGGACAATAGTGGATTATCACTGCATCTGGCCCCTTAAGCCAAGACCTGGATCATTATTGGGTCAAGTACAACCAGAATCCATTAACAATCTCTAAGATTAGTTTACGGATTATCACAGTCAAATTAGGTGTCAGGCAGGCTTGTCATAGCTGTATGATACATTTTGCAGCCATGTACAGTGACCTAAAAGGCTTTTATTCTAATACTGTTAATGCGCCCTGCATGTTTTTCGACTTTGCCTCATCATTGTGCCTTCCCTTGTCTGCAAGTTATGtaatgatttaaatattttaggGTCATAGCTTTATGCACCATATTATGAATCTGTACTCTGCTATCCTTCAACGGCTCATAAcgtgctctctttctttctttaacccCTTCCTTTTCCACCATTTCCCTTTCATCTCTCTTTTCCATTTCATCACAAACCATCACAATTTATTTTACAGGAGGAAGGTGAACTGCAGGTTTGTGAACCTTCCCTGGAATTGTATTCAAGTGTGCcgtttgtctgtctctgtgtttgtatcACCTGAAGCATATAAAGTACTTTAGCACCGTAATACCACTTCACTAGAAAGGCACAGACCACATAACTCTGCCCGTGAAGTAGTCTGGGGAAGTTGCAGCACTACAATCAATCCAAGTCAACTAGAGGCAATTAATGTAATCAAACGGTAATTTTATTTTAGAAGTGAATCTAGTGCTGCAAAGCTACTCACTCCCTGATTAAGTGTAGCACACAAGCGCCAACCCTCCCGGTTGTCATACCTACATGAATGCATGTTTGTTTCTAATTACATAACACTCAAATAGTAGAGATAACTGGGCTGGCAATTATCAAGCTTCTTCAGGAGCCAAGAGCTCAATTGCTGTGAGAACTAAAACCTTTCGAGTGGCGACAGAGAAAACCAAATTATCAGCAGcatcatttcatttatattctaAGACACTTGATAAACACCAGCCCTTTAAAGTCAGACTGACTCATTTGTGTGTTGGGTGTGTGATGTGCCTCGGTAAAGCTGTGTGTTATCGTTTCATCTGTGCAGAGAAGGCGACTGGTGGCTGGCCCGCTCCCTTACCACTGGAGAGAGCGGTTATATCCCCAGCAATTATGTGGCTCCATCTGACTCCATCCAGGCAGAAgagtaaacctttttttttatttcttgctgTCTCTTGTATCTGTCTTTAATTAGGCGCACTCAAACGTTTGATTCTGAAGAATTTTCTTGCTTCTTATGTCAATGTGAATTTCAAATGAGGTCAATGAAGTACAACACCTATTTGCTTTCTTgtcgagagttagatgagacgATTGTTTATCCCAtagattagcttagcttagcatagagatgGGAAATGTGGGGAAACAGCTAACCTGGCCTCCGTCCAAAGGTAGCAAAATCCACCAACCTAAACCTGCGGAGCTCACTTATTAACACactatattttgtgtgtgtattctgtaaCAAAACCCATGTGTGAAAACGTCACTTTGTGGTTGTACGGGTTATGTGGGGAACTATTTGTTGGCAGTGGACAGCAACTCCCTCGAGTCTCAGCTGtttgcctggcaacctcacaCGGAAGGCAAGAGTCCCTTTAAGTCACTGCACCgagaaatatttttttggggaagGACAGAGccggctagctgtttccctctgtttccagtcattatgctatgctaagctaacccacTTATGGCTGTAGCTTCATTTCATTATTACCCTAAAAACacaagagtggtatcaatctttgcATCTGGGTCTCgtcaagaaagcaaataagcggatttcccaaaatgtgaaaGTATTCCTTTGAATTGctgttttctcctcctgttGGACCCACACTACTTACCTCTCTACCTGCTAACCCGCTTGCTTATACAATcaagccacaaaaaaaaaacgtttctacTTTTATAACAACTCAATTTCTCACTTTTCCTCCTGCCCCTCCAGTCATCTCAGACTGACTCTAGAGTCCAGGTAAGCAGCTGTTGCACTGTAGGCATTAGTATGCATTGCATCTGGAATGCAAAGACAAAGTTTCACTATATTTTATGAAACCATGAGCAACAACTCACCCTCGCTTCGTCATGtcattccttctcctccacccacaTTACATCTTCTTCCCCTCACCAACCTGCTCCCTGTGtgttccatgttttttttgtttttttatctcaacCTCACCAGGTGGTACTTTGGTAAAGTCACTCGCCGCGACTCAGAGAGGCTGCTGCTAAGTTTGGAGAACAGGAGAGGGACTTTCCTGGTGCGAGAGAGTGAGACCACCAAAGGTAAGTGTGCCTCACACAGAGAAGACTGTTGGGCTGGGAGTCAAACCTCAATACGCCTCGAGTCTTGACCAAAATGTGCTCTTTGCATCAAGTATCAAAATCTGTTGAGTATCCAAAGTTTGTTTCAAAatgatttaacattttttttaaagggcttATGCCAGAGAAATTCGTCAACGGAGGCAAATCTGCCTTTACATGGGCAATATGTTATTCAGATACAAAATCAGATGttcacattttaatgaaacGTGTAGCACCTGAAGCAAAACATTTCTAATGATACCCAGCCCTGTTAAACGGTAAAAGGACACCATAGGCTGCATGCCTTTCAACAGCCCAAGGGTTTTAAGGGCAAGCAAGTTTTGCTGCAACTTATCCCATTTATTACTGGTGTGGTTTCAAATACAATTTTGGTTGGCTTctttgtgtgttatttattttttcaaaataaaaaaataaaaaccttcagaTCTCAGCACGAAGCTCATGACATGTCTTACCAAAATGCACCGAGGAGAAGTAAGCAAACGATGTCAAGCATCCAGACATGTCGCCATGCTGTGTGCTGTGCGCCGGTGTGGTTGCAGAAGAGAGACGAAGCAGGCGGGGATGGGAGAAGGTTGGATGTGAAGCCTGTGGGACTCGGTCTGCAGATATGGTTCTGATAGACAGCTGCAGCAACGCTGTCCACACAGCTTTAGCTAGCtctgtgtgtatgcgcgtgtgtgtgtgcgtgtgagatttgtgtacatatgtacatttcAGGATTCCCGTAGTGCCCTATTATTGGATATCTATGTGAGCCCTGCATAGAATCAGAAAAGGGACACGGTggggagggatgagggagagcgAGTAGATGAGTGAGCGGAGAGGTACTGGGTGGGTGAGCCCGACAGAATTAGGTCAGTGTGGAGCTGAGGCTGAGGACTGTACAACCACAGGCCATATCACCCAGTTCAAACATTCAGAGAGCTCTGGGATTCACTCTGTTTTAGTCATCTGACCGACgctgccctctagtggagcAATGAGCACATTCTCACCAAACCTTTAAAGCCtaatttctcctttttaatATCCACGCAAACAATTGTATCACGCCATTTGACTTTGACTTCAATATTAGACTAGATTCAATATTATTCGTCCCAGATTATTACAAACATTATTACAATTACTTTCCATGTATACACATATTTGCACTTCTTCTTTGCAGGTGcctactgtctgtctgtattgGACTATGACAACACCAAAGGGCTGAATGTGAAGCACTACAAGATCAGGAAGCTGGACAGCGGAGGCTTCTACATCACATCACGCACACAGTTCAGCAACCTGCAGCAGCTTGTTAACCACTATCGCAGTGAGCTTATATTGTCACATGAAGATTCATCTGTGATTTCCATAGAGAAACTGGATTTCCCTTTTCACCCCatgttttctcttgtgttcCCCAGAGCACTCTGATGGTCTGTGTCACAGCCTGTCAGACATCTGTCCTGTGCTGAAGCCTCAGACTCAGGGCTTGTCCAAGGATGCCTGGGAGATCCCAAGAGAGTCCCTCCGTCTTGACCTAAAGCTTGGACAGGGCTGCTTTGGAGAAGTCTGGATGGGTAAGATCTAGTTCTTGATTTCAAAACCCAGACATCTCGGAAAGTGTTTCTCCTGGTTTTCTGTCATTCTGTGGAGACTTTCGCTTTCACTTTTTGTGAGATGAAACCTCCCATCAGTTGATCCCTTCATAAACACCAACTTCTCTGCTTGCTCA is part of the Cyclopterus lumpus isolate fCycLum1 chromosome 7, fCycLum1.pri, whole genome shotgun sequence genome and harbors:
- the src gene encoding proto-oncogene tyrosine-protein kinase Src, with protein sequence MGGSKSKPKDVGQRTRSLEGNLSSGGGVGGHHLISNQQSLTPNRSPTMEGGLGGNQPMTNNAEMSLFGGVENNAVTSPNRITLAGGVTTFVALYDYESRTASDLSFRKGERLQIVNNTEGDWWLARSLTTGESGYIPSNYVAPSDSIQAEEWYFGKVTRRDSERLLLSLENRRGTFLVRESETTKGAYCLSVLDYDNTKGLNVKHYKIRKLDSGGFYITSRTQFSNLQQLVNHYRKHSDGLCHSLSDICPVLKPQTQGLSKDAWEIPRESLRLDLKLGQGCFGEVWMGTWNGTTRVAIKTLKTGTMSPEAFLQEAQVMKKLRHEKLVQLYAVVSEEPIYIVTEYMGQGSLLDFLKGDMGKMLRLPQLVDMASQIASGMAYVERMNYVHRDLRAANILVGDNLVCKVADFGLARLIEDNEYTARQGAKFPIKWTAPEAALYGRFTIKSDVWSFGVLLTELATKGRVPYPGMVNREVLDQVERGYRMPCPAECPESLHELMLTCWRKEAEERPTFEYLQGFLEDYFTSTEPQYQPGENL